The Shewanella sp. NFH-SH190041 genome has a window encoding:
- the metA gene encoding homoserine O-succinyltransferase, giving the protein MPVRIPDNLPAAGILVSENIFVMSETRAAHQDIRPMKVLILNLMPNKIETETQLLRLLGNTPLQVDVELLRIHDQASRHTPSDHMNTFYRDFAEIADNNYDGLIVTGAPLGQIEYESVSFWDRFCTIIDWSRTHVTSTLFLCWAAHAGLYHLYGLERNILPQKRSGVFAHRRAQQPHPLLRGFDDEFYAPHSRFAEIPLPVLQTHPQLQVLAHADDVGAYLVLSHDNRQLFVTGHPEYHKYTLRDEYQRDLAAGLAPRVPQHYFCGDDPQNPVLARWLGHGSLLFSNWLNYYVYQLTPYDLNNMAGMTPWER; this is encoded by the coding sequence ATGCCGGTTAGGATCCCAGACAACCTTCCCGCCGCCGGGATATTGGTATCAGAAAATATTTTTGTGATGTCAGAAACCCGTGCTGCTCATCAGGATATTCGCCCGATGAAGGTGCTTATCCTCAATCTGATGCCCAATAAGATAGAAACCGAAACCCAGTTATTGCGGCTATTGGGGAATACGCCACTGCAGGTGGATGTAGAACTGCTGCGTATCCATGATCAGGCCTCCCGTCATACCCCATCAGATCATATGAATACCTTTTACCGTGATTTTGCTGAGATTGCGGATAATAACTACGATGGCTTGATTGTTACCGGGGCGCCGCTGGGGCAGATAGAGTATGAGTCAGTCAGTTTCTGGGACAGATTCTGCACCATTATTGATTGGTCCCGTACCCATGTGACTTCGACTTTGTTTCTTTGTTGGGCAGCCCATGCCGGGCTTTATCATTTGTATGGCCTTGAGCGGAATATTTTGCCGCAAAAACGCTCAGGAGTATTTGCCCATCGCCGGGCGCAACAACCCCACCCGTTGCTGCGGGGATTTGATGATGAGTTTTATGCTCCCCATTCCCGCTTTGCTGAAATTCCCTTGCCGGTACTGCAAACTCATCCGCAGCTACAGGTATTAGCACACGCTGATGATGTCGGGGCGTATCTGGTGCTTTCCCATGATAACCGGCAGCTATTTGTCACCGGCCATCCTGAATACCATAAATACACGCTGCGGGATGAATACCAACGGGATCTGGCAGCGGGGCTTGCGCCACGGGTACCGCAGCACTATTTCTGTGGTGATGATCCGCAAAATCCTGTGCTTGCTCGCTGGTTGGGGCATGGCAGTTTGTTATTCAGTAATTGGCTTAATTACTATGTTTACCAGCTGACCCCTTATGATCTCAATAATATGGCAGGTATGACCCCTTGGGAGCGATAA
- a CDS encoding serine hydrolase domain-containing protein encodes MDTVSWKKFTLLRFFILFLPAIIVPQSRAEITSHPSQKELSSRSLTQTFYCIATQELKRQNIPGAAYTIVQGKHILALETYGHLDINRTKKVTPHTIFRLASVSKPFAATLTLMQANAGKLSLSDPISQYLPHFALAPPHAANKIQLHHLLSHSSGLMPNAYDNLLSENWDMTKITRRFAKLSPICPPGQCYGYQNVLYSMLQPVLEQVQSKPYDELLQTQIFTPLAMTDASVGFNAFQQTTNAAQPHILRIINPATAKVGRTQPHYDWRRVPVRHDFYRVAPAAGINASISDMAKWLIANLGYAPEILSPTLLTQLTQPRISTAKDLRRKYWRQHLTAADYGYGWRLYQFEGIKLVYHSGWVAGFRADIAYAPELDLGFAMLINAESNIINKLSASFWQLAINVSQSQGDDPLISACRGSLKQ; translated from the coding sequence ATGGATACGGTCAGCTGGAAAAAATTCACCCTGTTACGTTTTTTTATACTCTTTCTCCCCGCCATCATAGTGCCCCAGAGCCGGGCTGAAATAACCTCTCATCCCAGCCAAAAGGAGCTATCTTCACGCTCTCTTACCCAGACATTTTACTGTATCGCAACGCAGGAGCTTAAGCGGCAAAATATTCCCGGAGCGGCCTATACCATAGTCCAAGGCAAACATATTCTGGCACTAGAAACCTATGGTCACCTTGATATTAACCGTACGAAAAAAGTCACCCCACACACTATTTTCCGGCTGGCTTCTGTTTCTAAACCCTTTGCTGCAACCCTCACCCTGATGCAAGCCAATGCCGGAAAACTTAGTCTCAGCGACCCTATTAGCCAATACTTACCTCACTTTGCCTTAGCGCCGCCACACGCGGCCAATAAGATCCAGCTTCATCATCTGCTTAGCCATTCCAGTGGACTAATGCCCAATGCCTATGACAACCTGCTCAGTGAAAATTGGGATATGACTAAAATTACCCGGCGCTTTGCTAAACTCAGTCCAATTTGTCCGCCTGGGCAGTGCTATGGCTACCAAAATGTGCTTTACAGCATGCTGCAACCCGTATTAGAGCAGGTGCAATCCAAGCCCTACGATGAGTTATTACAAACGCAAATTTTTACCCCGTTAGCGATGACAGACGCCTCGGTTGGTTTCAACGCTTTTCAGCAAACCACCAATGCCGCACAACCTCATATTTTGCGTATTATTAACCCCGCTACAGCAAAGGTTGGGCGCACACAGCCACATTATGACTGGCGACGGGTACCGGTCCGGCATGATTTTTATCGTGTCGCCCCCGCCGCAGGCATTAACGCCAGTATTTCTGATATGGCAAAGTGGCTGATCGCAAACCTTGGTTATGCCCCTGAGATTTTATCGCCAACATTATTGACCCAGTTAACTCAGCCCAGAATTAGTACGGCAAAAGATTTACGGCGCAAATACTGGCGCCAGCATCTAACCGCTGCCGACTATGGTTATGGCTGGCGATTGTATCAATTTGAAGGAATTAAACTGGTGTATCACTCAGGTTGGGTCGCAGGATTTCGGGCCGATATCGCTTATGCTCCCGAGCTGGATCTCGGCTTTGCCATGTTGATCAATGCCGAATCAAATATCATCAATAAACTGTCTGCCAGCTTTTGGCAATTGGCCATCAATGTCAGTCAATCTCAAGGCGACGATCCACTTATTTCGGCATGTAGAGGCAGCCTAAAGCAATAA